The Vespa velutina chromosome 15, iVesVel2.1, whole genome shotgun sequence DNA window TTTACTTTGGCATATACTAACGTTTTTCGCAGCGTGTACCATAATATCCTGTACCCTCGCATCGACATTTGAATCCTGGATTGGGTGAAATTTGCGAGCAAGAGCCACCGTACAAACAGGGATTAGATCTATAGCATATATCATTGAGTCTACCTATAGAGAACATGAGAAAACGATTAGCACAATATATTTAAACCGAAATCATTAACAATTtctctaatatttttacacgACTGCTGGTATTAATTGAAAACAcgttgaattatttcattatattatgaaaaagtcgttataattttatttcccaTTTAAGGACCAAATACatctttacttttaatatttaattaaaaggaacgattaacgattaatttcaatcgatcAATGGTCATTACCTCTCAATGCTAATTTACAATCTTCGTTAGTGTCGTATCTATACTCGGCCTTACAACCATAACCGCAGCTACATTGGGCATTATAAATCCGACATCCGTATCGCATCTGATCCAGTTCGCATGCTTCTGACAATGAACCTGTTATACGAAAGATTAGGTTTAAGTACgtgatataatatacgtaatgCGTGTCTATTACGTATTcagtcaatatttttctttctttttttttgtttcatttttatttacattcttttatttGGTGCGATTTTTTTAAGCTTCGTGCCGATAAATcgtccacacacacacacacacacacacatatatatatatatacatatatacatatatacatatatacatatatacatatacatatatttaatatgtatgtCTAACGAAGGAAAATCGTTTGTTGTTTGTGCTGCCGGATACGGCCACTGCACTTCCCACTTGTCTAAATTGATAATGGCCTTTCGCAGATAAAAGATATGCGCGCGTGGGTAAGATagttcctcttcttcttctcttttttttttttttttttttttttcttttttcttaacgtCTTTTCACCATCTTCCAGCATCTTTTCTATCGATCAATAACAattacgagaagagaaaaaagttcgAATTTTCCTATCACTCGACTTTGATACTatgtaatatcttttaaaatcaataattaacaTTTCGTGTGATATCAACGAAATGTTTCGAGATTTAAGTTCTTCTTAGTAAATCAAGGAAATGTTTCTCTCTATGAGAATAGAAACGGACAAATAGTTATCGGAGAAACGTGGTTATCGGAAGATTACGTTCAAAGTAAATCGAGACCTCGACGAAAGATGATTATAGTTTATTCTCGTAGATTAGACTCGCGAGAAATATATACTCTTTATGTGCGCGTAGTAGATATTATATAGCGTTTTAAAACGTGTCTCTATCTTCCCCACGTATAAATAGCTATTAATCACAAAACTATATCttcgaggaaaaggaaagacaacAACGGTCTCAAGTTTAACGACCCCTTTCCCTCCCTTTTTCATGATTCCCTTCATTCATTGTTCGAACGTCCTATAATCGATCCTCTATCGTTAAGATCGTATTCACTAAGATCAATATTCTCTATTCTACGATCgattttcgaacgaaatgaTTACATTTCGatatgattaaatattattatagtaaagtTTCGTatcgacgaaaagaaagagaaagaaaaatcgattcgtTTATCTGTCATACCTATTGTTACAAATAGAAAGATCGTTGTTAAGATCGGTCCGAGTATCATGTTGATATATCTCGAAAAAATAAGGTCCGTTCTTTGGAAgatcttcgatcgataatagcgCCTGGCAGTAAGCAACCCTTTCTACACAAGTGTACACAGGTAAGCTTAACCGTTTTGCAGCGAACGTACCGGGACAAGAGGGAGAAAGCACACTCCTTGTCGAGTCCTTACTCACTACGAGACAGTTGCTCACTGagcaaagaaagaacgagTCGAAGGCAACGAAGCCAACCGAGGAACGTCTTCGACTCTAACTCAACTGCTCTTAGTGGCCACTCTCCGACCGTTAACGAatgaaagcgagagagagagagagagagagagttggtgGGAGTCGTGTGTGGGGTAGCAAACGAGGGAGGCCGATGACTGGTTTATTAACATACACTCGAATATCTCTTACATTCCTCGATATCCTACTTGGTACATCGACTCCGTTGCAGTTTTATCTTATTCACCTTATCATCTCTTTTTTGCTCCACAGTGCATTggttatgtatgtgtatacatcatatatatatatatatatatatatatatatatatatatatatgtgtgtgtctttTTCTCATGTTCTTCACTCGTCGAGCAGAAATGACGAAAAACTTATAcgactttttcctttttcttatgaaCGGAACAAAGAATAGACTTATATCGAACACGGAGTATGAGATGTACTTCAaaaggtatatatgtaaaatgtacgtatgtaggaggactatcttctttctctctctctctctctctctctgaaaaataaaaatggaaaatcaCTCGTTTAACGAttactccttttctttcaaatcgaTGGATTCTTCGAGATTTCTATAAATACTTTGTTAAGATCGTTGTGTCGTCGGTGCATCTATTCGAAATACCATCTCcctaacaaagaaagaaaggagttTTTACACGTAGAACTGATTTCGTGTTACTATACCTAAGATCAAGGATGAAAGATCGTCTTCTTTCCATGCGGAAGCTGACCTTCAATCTTTGTGCTTAGTTCGTTCGAGTATTAGTTAGATCGActattgaaaatgttaaagtTGCTCGTATTTATCGAACTGAGCTTTGAGTTGACCCTTCTTGTCGTCCGATCAGGGATGTTATCTTCTTTCGGGATTAAATGATAACACTTGACACCAGCGATTATTGTGCAACAGGAAATCGATTTGATATATATGTCAAGGAAGTGTTGCGTTCCTAGCGTATTTCTAACGTTCTAACGCAATCCTTCTAAATCTTCACTGACCATTAACTGATCACCGATCACAAAATTcgcaaattatattttttcaatatttccaataatttattatcggaataaataatgtttaacGTTTTGGATggatttattaaaacaaagaaattttaatatatcttggATCTGTAGATTCACAATTAGCTTACAcattagtttattattttagatagcctggcgtttcttttttttttgtgtgtgtgtgtgtgtgtttttttttatttttttttgtttttcttacatTGGTTGTGCAATGAATGTATGAATTCGGTATAAAGTGCACTGATACTGCATTCAACATCTACAATTTGGTTttaaacttaataataatttatttaagtatatCACTTTGCCTTGAGAATCGATCAATTATATTCTGAAAAGTAATATTCGtggattattaatgatattatttgtgatatattataaaatgaatgtcTAGTACCTTACATGAATGTTTGGTCGTGTTGTTCGTGGATCATAGTTGCTCTACGAGATTGAACCATTCCTGTTTGTCTATTATACAATTCTCGTactaaattatctttttcttgttcgaGCAGTGATATTCTCTGACTCTTCTTGTTAACTTCCTATttgaacaaaggaaaaaagaaaaatgcttcTTGTATGtagacaaaatattattatctatacgtTTAATTTACCTCCGTTAATCTATGATTTTGTTGTTTAAGTCTTGATAATACATCTTGTTGAAGTTGCGCCGATGTTGGCGCACTCAAGAATGCTAAATTCATGTGCAATGGTAATCCACCACGTTCCCAGCTACTTATTAAAGCAGCAAGATGCCGATTAACTTCCAAAACTCTTGCACGTTGTAACTCCAAACGTTCCTGCTGTGCTTCCGTCCACTGttcctagaaaaaaaaaatatattattgcttttataaaaagatatattatataaaattattatatttcgatctATTATGTAACGATGGCATagtaatgaataattataccACGTGCGAGCCCATACGTCCCAagtgtttaattttttcttgagTGGCtgaaatttgttttaaataccATTCCCTAGCTTTGTCGACTGCTGCTAAACCTTGCAACAGAACATCCTTCTCTTGTTCTAtttgtttcattcttttcatctaaaataatagatatattatcaatatggGCGTTTCAATTTGAACAAAGAGAACAGGTTTCCCAACTACGGGGTGAAGCAAGCAGATGTTTATTAATGAGGTACCGTCCAGATATACAtctgtttaaaaattatattaaatattgtgcATAACCAAAACCAACATTAGTTGGGAATCCTAGATGAGAATATCTTTACCATATTGTAGTCAATACCATTCTGCAACGTATGTCGTCTTGGTTCTCTGCGTCGATTCAATGGTTTTTTGGGTTGTAATCCTAACTGGTTGTTTTGTAGATCCACTGCTTTACCATCCCCTAAAGCCCGCGTTGGTCTTAAAAACGTGGTCCTAGCATCCGCTCGATAATTCGACATTGGCAATTGCCGTTTGTCCAGACATTTGTCATCGTTCATCATCAAACCCATTTGCCAATTCTGAAGCACCGTTCGAATTTCTGATTTATCAATATTCCTATCCGCGCTAAGTGCTCTACCTTCTAATGCAGCACC harbors:
- the LOC124954467 gene encoding protein cueball-like isoform X1, whose amino-acid sequence is MYICIYVYIYICVCVCVCVDDLSARSLKKSHQIKECSLSEACELDQMRYGCRIYNAQCSCGYGCKAEYRYDTNEDCKLALRGRLNDICYRSNPCLYGGSCSQISPNPGFKCRCEGTGYYGTRCEKPCPAPNNLRYRGPFPYECVVI
- the LOC124954467 gene encoding protein cueball-like isoform X2; amino-acid sequence: MILGPILTTIFLFVTIGSLSEACELDQMRYGCRIYNAQCSCGYGCKAEYRYDTNEDCKLALRGRLNDICYRSNPCLYGGSCSQISPNPGFKCRCEGTGYYGTRCEKPCPAPNNLRYRGPFPYECVVI
- the LOC124954466 gene encoding suppressor APC domain-containing protein 2 isoform X3, producing MAQIQTPSADGLPKHFVSAMRTLFDIMDDQNTGFVKFSDIEGRWQDDGTQGLPKGVLDSLKKVTPPNGFLSFERFCAGLKICLLQIQAEGDFKRHDGQPNRPPSAPILITDNQNKGHWTSPNTATIRPNNAISQQRTLSMPQLLANRKDINTQLELIDGRNGVEAKHNKAYGPPKPPRTGAALEGRALSADRNIDKSEIRTVLQNWQMGLMMNDDKCLDKRQLPMSNYRADARTTFLRPTRALGDGKAVDLQNNQLGLQPKKPLNRRREPRRHTLQNGIDYNMMKRMKQIEQEKDVLLQGLAAVDKAREWYLKQISATQEKIKHLGRMGSHVEQWTEAQQERLELQRARVLEVNRHLAALISSWERGGLPLHMNLAFLSAPTSAQLQQDVLSRLKQQNHRLTEEVNKKSQRISLLEQEKDNLVRELYNRQTGMVQSRRATMIHEQHDQTFII
- the LOC124954466 gene encoding suppressor APC domain-containing protein 2 isoform X1 yields the protein MSKMAQIQTPSADGLPKHFVSAMRTLFDIMDDQNTGFVKFSDIEGRWQDDGTQGLPKGVLDSLKKVTPPNGFLSFERFCAGLKICLLQIQAEGDFKRHDGQPNRPPSAPILITDNQNKGHWTSPNTATIRPNNAISQQRTLSMPQLLANRKDINTQLELIDGRNGVEAKHNKAYGPPKPPRTGAALEGRALSADRNIDKSEIRTVLQNWQMGLMMNDDKCLDKRQLPMSNYRADARTTFLRPTRALGDGKAVDLQNNQLGLQPKKPLNRRREPRRHTLQNGIDYNMMKRMKQIEQEKDVLLQGLAAVDKAREWYLKQISATQEKIKHLGRMGSHVEQWTEAQQERLELQRARVLEVNRHLAALISSWERGGLPLHMNLAFLSAPTSAQLQQDVLSRLKQQNHRLTEEVNKKSQRISLLEQEKDNLVRELYNRQTGMVQSRRATMIHEQHDQTFII
- the LOC124954466 gene encoding suppressor APC domain-containing protein 2 isoform X2, which encodes MSKMAQIQTPSADGLPKHFVSAMRTLFDIMDDQNTGFVKFSDIEGRWQDDGTQGLPKGVLDSLKKVTPPNGFLSFERFCAGLKICLLQIQAEGDFKRHDGQPNRPPSAPILITDNQNKGHWTSPNTATIRPNNAISQQRTLSMPQLLANRKDINTQLELIDGRNGVEAKHNKAYGPPKPPRTGAALEGRALSADRNIDKSEIRTVLQNWQMGLMMNDDKCLDKRQLPMSNYRADARTTFLRPTRALGDGKAVDLQNNQLGLQPKKPLNRRREPRRHTLQNGIDYNMMKRMKQIEQEKDVLLQGLAAVDKAREWYLKQISATQEKIKHLGRMGSHVEQWTEAQQERLELQRARVLEVNRHLAALISSWERGGLPLHMNLAFLSAPTSAQLQQDVLSRLKQQNHRLTEEVNKKSQRISLLEQEKDNLVRELYNRQTGMVQSRRATMIHEQHDQTFM